Proteins encoded within one genomic window of Fragaria vesca subsp. vesca linkage group LG1, FraVesHawaii_1.0, whole genome shotgun sequence:
- the LOC101296909 gene encoding uncharacterized protein LOC101296909 produces the protein MGEASHAKRSLVHIALKQEEESFSESPDVVSFPCAAREEGVQLLEQDRPQDFGTPRGATSELMCSKSEVDSSAGQCLRNEACSGHVGMAAICDSDGTKLNSFASDDQIDGTRPSIGAAQLEKMDVDSCTSPENPTLSEVSAEVKVAYPDNLSSPFGDGMNGFAGSLGQTVMVKSEIPGHSTYDHLDQISLKERQRMLLSRKHFRLEKSVLEDIPEAFSEDVMQQLANQEKGGTSIVVEEAVMATFQSYDTPGSNASVLCRSITSSPQQNVAVPSSTSTASPHSFDLAKSNDYRKSSESDKICSSERICPAAMKLSPCVGHDDGPIGTSRAHSYVKIKEEPLDNSDFSSLGRRVRGDFSLNILPVKQELRAANEFSDEVIDNMLLRDRMNLLASRMDSEVSMSKNYRCLVEIVPSAVNCSPISMEPDKPVGISRPRKRKKTATDSVQTALEEDAPGLLQVLVDKGVLVDEIKLYGEMESDEALDESFCEDGFSRLEAVMSKLFSQSQSFLKFAPIRCTKESRASYCLASLFSLVEQARYLQFRNWPVEWGWCRDLQSFIFVFARHNRIVLERPEYGYATYFFELVGSLPIDWQIKRLVTAMKLTSCSRLSLIENKALTVGEDLSEGEAQVLLEYGWEPNTGLGTMLKYCDRVVHDRKNESDGSEWRSKIGKMLMDGYNGGTLVITNIPKKVIKCTDVQFPEIKLEF, from the exons ATGGGCGAAGCTTCGCACGCTAAGAG GTCTCTCGTTCATATTGCTCTTAAACAAGAAGAAGAATCATTCTCCGAGTCTCCG GATGTGGTGTCTTTTCCGTGTGCTGCTAGAGAAGAGGGAGTTCAGTTATTGGAGCAAGACAGACCTCAGGATTTTGGAACTCCCAGAGGAGCTACATCTGAGCTTATGTGCAGTAAATCTGAAGTAGATTCTTCAGCTGGTCAATGCTTACGTAATGAGGCTTGCAGCGGACATGTGGGAATGGCTGCTATATGTGACTCCGATGGGACAAAGTTAAATAGTTTTGCTTCTGATGATCAGATTGATGGTACTAGACCTAGCATTGGTGCTGCTCAACTAGAGAAAATGGATGTCGATAGTTGCACTTCACCTGAAAATCCTACACTATCAGAAGTTTCTGCTGAAGTTAAGGTTGCTTATCCTGACAACTTGTCAAGCCCATTTGGAGACGGGATGAATGGCTTCGCTGGGTCTCTTGGGCAGACTGTTATGGTTAAAAGTGAGATTCCCGGGCACTCTACTTATGATCATCTGGACCAGATTAGCTTGAAAGAGCGGCAAAGGATGCTACTATCAAG GAAACACTTCAGGTTGGAAAAATCAGTATTGGAG GATATCCCTGAGGCATTCTCGGAAGATGTTATGCAACAACTTGCCAATCAAGAAAAGGGTGGTACTAGTATTGTTGTTGAAGAAGCTGTAATGGCTACCTTTCAGTCTTATGACACTCCTGGATCAAATGCTTCAGTTCTTTGTAGATCTATCACCAGTTCACCACAACAGAATGTTGCTGTCCCATCATCTACTAGTACTGCTAGTCCACATTCGTTTGATTTGGCTAAATCAAATGATTACAGGAAAAGTTCTGAAAGTGACAAAATATGCTCCTCTGAGAGAATTTGCCCTGCTGCCATGAAGTTAAGTCCATGTGTGGGACACGATGATGGGCCTATAGGCACAAGTAGAGCACATTCCTATGTCAAAATAAAGGAGGAACCTTTGGACAATAGTGACTTCTCCAGTCTGGGAAGACGTGTTAGGGGTGACTTCTCTCTTAACATACTTCCTGTAAAGCAAGAACTTAGAGCTGCCAACGAATTTAGTGACGAAGTGATAGACAATATGCTGCTGCGAGATCGGATGAATCTATTGGCGTCACGAATGGACTCTGAAGTGAGTATGTCTAAGAACTATAGATGCTTGGTTGAAATTGTGCCCTCTGCCGTTAACTGTAGCCCTATTTCCATGGAACCTGATAAGCCTGTAGGCATTAGTCGTCCAAGGAAAAGGAAAAAGACTGCCAC GGATTCTGTTCAAACAGCTTTGGAGGAGGATGCTCCAGGACTCTTGCAG GTATTAGTTGACAAGGGGGTGTTGGTGGATGAAATCAAGCTTTATGGTGAGATGGAGAGTGATGAAGCTTTAGATGAATCGTTTTGCGAAGATGGCTTTTCACGGCTTGAAGCTGTGATGTCAAAG CTTTTCTCGCAGAGCCAGTCATTTTTAAAGTTCGCTCCAATACGATGCACGAAGGAATCGAGGGCTAGTTATTGCTTGGCTTCTCTATTTTCACTTGTAGAGCAG GCCCGATATTTGCAGTTTAGAAATTGGCCTGTTGAATGGGGTTGGTGCCGAGACCTTCAATCGTTTATATTTGTCTTTGCAAGACATAATAG AATTGTTCTTGAACGACCGGAATATGGCTATGCAACATACTTCTTTGAGCTAGTAGGTTCACTACCAATTGACTGGCAGATCAAGCGCCTGGTGACTGCAATGAAGCTTACCAGCTGTAGCAGGCTTTCTCTAATTGAGAATAAAGCACTAACG GTTGGAGAAGACCTAAGTGAAGGCGAGGCCCAGGTTTTATTGGAATATGGTTGGGAACCCAATACTGGTCTGGGAACCATGCTTAAGTATTGCGACAGAGTTGTGCATGACAGGAAGAATGAAAGTGATGGCTCAGAGTGGAGATCAAAAATAGGGAAGATGCTGATGGATGGTTATAATGGCGGAACTCTGGTTATAACTAACATCCCAAAGAAGGTTATAAAGTGCACAGATGTTCAATTCCCAGAAATCAAGTTGGAGTTCTAA